The following DNA comes from Deinococcus sp. YIM 134068.
CCATGATCGGTGACGGGGCCGCCAACCGCCAGCTCGACCCCGCCAAGCTCAAGAAGAAGGACGTGGAGGGTGCCGACGCCGTGATCGTGAGCGCCTACAGCCTCACCGAGGGGCCGCAGCGCGAGTATTCGCTGAAGGCCGTCGAAATCGCGCGGGCGGCCAGGAAGCCCGTCCCCGTCTTCATCGACCTCGGCACGGGGGCCGTGAACCGGGCGGGCACGCGGCTGATGGCGGACGTGATCGGGGCCGACTACCTCACCCTCAACCAGCACGAACTCCTCGCCCTGACGGGCACGACGAGCATCAGCGCGGCGCTCGCCCGGCTCGGTGAGGCGGGGGCGCGGCGGGTCATCGTCAAAGTGGGCCGCATGGGGTCCATCGTCTGGTCCCGCGAGGAGACCGAACTCGTGGACGCCGTGCCGCCCGAGGGGCAGGTCGTGGACACCACGGGCGCGGGCGACACCTTCACCGCCACCTTCGCGCACGCCGTCCTGACCGGCCTGCCCTTCGCCCAGGCCGCCCGCGCCGCCAACGCCGCCGGGGCACTCGCCGCCACGCGCGTCGGCGCGCAGGCCCGCTCCATCACCGCCGACGATCTGGAACAGGCGTTGCGGCGCTAGGGGAGGGGCGGACGGGAGGGGCATGCCCCCCATCGTCTCGTCGGGAAAGAACAACACCGGGGGCGCTCTTGGGACGGATGAGAGACGCCCTCTTTCCTGTGGCCTCCTCCGGGGCGACCGCGGCGAGTTGTCCGTTTGGCTTTTGGGGATGCTTGGCCTACTCACCCCCTTCCAGCCTCCCCCAGGGGACGCTTGATGCGAATTGCAGATCGGGCGGTGGAAGTATTTTTGCCGTCTGGCAGGAGGACGAGCGGTGCTCGTCACCCCTCTCCCCAGCCCTCTCCCGCAGGGGGAGAAGGAGCAAAAAGCACATCCGGCACGCTTATTTCCCAACTCACCTCAAGCGTTCAAGGGGGAGGGGTAGAAGCACAACCTCCACATGGAGATGTAATTATCCATAGAAGGACGTGTGTGAAGCGTCGTTTCAACCTTTGCCCTTCAAGATGAAGTTGAGGTTTGTGGAGGCAGGCGAATGAAGGGATAGGCGACTGGGACGCACCCGCCGCCCCTGCTACCCTACCCTCCATGACCGCCGACCTCCCCCTGACCCGCCTGCTGCACGCGGAGGCCGCCGCCCGTGGTCTGCGCGACCCGGACGCGCCCCTCCCCGACGTGCCGGAGGTGTTCGCCCTCGTGCGCGACATGCCCTACGCGCGGGCGGAAACGCACGACCCGGCAGACATCGTGCGAGGGTGGCGCGGCACGTGCAGCACCAAACACGAGCTGCTGGCCGCCCTCCTCGCCGAACACGGGGTGGGAAGCACCGTCATCGCCTGCACCCAGGAGATCGTCCCGCCGCCCGGCGCGGCCCCCGAACTCCTCGCCCTGAGCGGGAGCGAACCCGTGGTGGACGTTCATAACTACCTGATCGTTCACGCGCCGCAGGGCGACATGGTGGTGGACGCGACGTGGCCGCTCGCCGCCGCCGGGGCTGGACTGCCCGTCAACCCGGCCTGGGTCTGGGGCGAGGACCAGACCATTGCCTGCACGCCCCTCGAATCCTGGCCTGTCCCGGCGGGGGAGAGCGTGGCCGACTTCAAGGACCGCC
Coding sequences within:
- a CDS encoding carbohydrate kinase family protein: MKFFVIGDVTVDHLYHLDRIPAPGQEVSPTRATMEPGGAGGTISVTLARLGHTVTLAARVGQDPFAEYALGRVRESGVVQTAIQQDPDLLTSTITVMQTPDGQRAMIGDGAANRQLDPAKLKKKDVEGADAVIVSAYSLTEGPQREYSLKAVEIARAARKPVPVFIDLGTGAVNRAGTRLMADVIGADYLTLNQHELLALTGTTSISAALARLGEAGARRVIVKVGRMGSIVWSREETELVDAVPPEGQVVDTTGAGDTFTATFAHAVLTGLPFAQAARAANAAGALAATRVGAQARSITADDLEQALRR